The proteins below are encoded in one region of Rhizobium sp. 9140:
- a CDS encoding DUF1285 domain-containing protein, translated as MAAAKTDDKSDAAGLAAMIARAAGQAVTVEGAAPRGVPPVERWNPPFCGDLDMEIRADGTWFYMGTPIGRPALVRLFSTVLRKDEDGKTYLVTPVEKVGIRVVDAPFLAVEMTVTHRDGAPVLSFRTNVGDVVEAGLEHPLRFEIAGEHAEMKPYLHVRGRLEALVSRAVMYDLAALGEEIEIDGVPTFAVRSGGSVFSMMPAETLAALAE; from the coding sequence ATGGCAGCTGCGAAAACGGATGACAAAAGCGATGCTGCCGGTCTTGCAGCCATGATCGCCCGCGCGGCGGGACAGGCCGTTACCGTAGAGGGGGCCGCGCCGCGCGGCGTACCGCCCGTGGAACGCTGGAACCCGCCCTTCTGCGGCGATCTCGATATGGAAATCCGTGCCGACGGAACCTGGTTCTACATGGGGACGCCCATCGGCCGGCCGGCGCTGGTGCGCCTGTTCTCCACCGTTCTGCGCAAGGACGAGGACGGCAAGACCTATCTGGTGACGCCGGTGGAGAAAGTCGGTATCCGCGTGGTGGATGCGCCTTTCCTCGCGGTGGAAATGACGGTGACGCATCGAGATGGCGCGCCTGTGCTGTCGTTTCGGACCAATGTCGGCGATGTCGTGGAAGCCGGCTTAGAGCATCCCCTGCGTTTCGAGATCGCCGGCGAGCATGCCGAGATGAAGCCTTACCTGCATGTGCGGGGCCGGCTGGAGGCGCTGGTGTCGCGGGCGGTGATGTACGATCTGGCGGCGCTTGGCGAGGAGATCGAGATCGATGGCGTGCCCACCTTCGCCGTGCGCTCCGGTGGTTCCGTATTCTCGATGATGCCGGCGGAAACGCTGGCGGCCCTGGCCGAATGA
- a CDS encoding CCA tRNA nucleotidyltransferase, with protein sequence MTPAALSVTDQPWFQAPALRRVFDLLNADGGEVRVVGGAVRNALMGAAVSEVDLATTLTPDVVTARAKAAGIKVVPTGIAHGTVTLVVDGAPFEVTTLRRDVSTDGRHAEVAFGTDWAVDAARRDLTMNALYATASGEVVDLVDGVADIERGMVRFIGPAAERVAEDYLRILRFFRFFAWYGAFRPDADGLRASAQAKSKLSTLSAERIWAELKKLLSAKDPGRALLWMRTSGVLTEILPESEKWGIDAIPGLVATEQALGWPVDPLLRLAAMVPPDTGRLEAMATRLRFSKAEGAAMQAFALAGSIKDSMAEAALDRVLYRQGAGGVVFRLKLALASARQKAEGDGDAMAMVGRLGRLLDRAMAWRKPVFPVSGSDLIAAGISPGPAMGATLAELEEAWITSGFHESRENLLARVTDAPTAR encoded by the coding sequence ATGACACCTGCCGCACTCTCCGTCACGGATCAGCCCTGGTTTCAGGCGCCGGCGCTTCGCCGCGTCTTCGACCTCTTGAATGCGGATGGCGGGGAGGTTCGCGTCGTTGGCGGTGCGGTGCGCAACGCGCTCATGGGTGCCGCGGTCAGCGAGGTGGATCTGGCGACGACGCTGACGCCGGATGTGGTGACGGCGCGGGCGAAGGCGGCCGGTATCAAGGTCGTGCCGACGGGGATCGCGCATGGCACCGTGACGCTGGTGGTGGACGGCGCGCCCTTCGAGGTTACCACGCTGCGCCGCGACGTTTCGACCGATGGCCGGCACGCCGAAGTCGCATTCGGGACCGATTGGGCCGTGGACGCGGCCCGGCGCGACCTGACGATGAACGCGCTCTACGCGACCGCATCCGGCGAGGTGGTCGATCTCGTTGACGGTGTCGCCGATATCGAACGGGGCATGGTGCGCTTCATCGGGCCGGCGGCCGAGCGGGTGGCGGAAGACTATCTGCGCATCCTCCGCTTCTTCCGGTTCTTCGCCTGGTACGGCGCCTTCCGGCCGGATGCGGATGGCTTGCGGGCCTCGGCACAGGCAAAATCGAAGCTTTCAACGCTCTCGGCGGAGCGGATCTGGGCGGAGCTGAAGAAGCTTCTGTCCGCGAAGGATCCCGGTCGGGCGTTGTTGTGGATGCGGACCTCCGGGGTGCTCACCGAAATCCTGCCGGAGAGCGAGAAATGGGGCATCGACGCCATCCCCGGTCTCGTGGCGACCGAGCAAGCCCTTGGGTGGCCAGTCGATCCATTGCTGCGGCTGGCGGCCATGGTTCCTCCAGACACCGGCAGGCTGGAGGCGATGGCTACGCGCCTGCGTTTCTCCAAAGCAGAAGGCGCTGCCATGCAGGCTTTTGCTTTGGCAGGGTCGATCAAGGATAGCATGGCTGAGGCTGCGCTCGACCGGGTCCTGTATCGGCAAGGTGCGGGCGGCGTGGTGTTCCGTCTGAAGCTGGCGCTTGCTTCCGCACGCCAGAAGGCGGAAGGCGACGGCGATGCGATGGCAATGGTCGGACGTCTCGGGCGGTTGCTCGACCGGGCAATGGCCTGGCGAAAGCCGGTGTTTCCCGTCAGCGGCAGTGATTTGATTGCGGCCGGCATCTCGCCGGGTCCAGCCATGGGGGCAACGCTGGCGGAGCTCGAAGAAGCCTGGATCACCTCCGGTTTTCACGAAAGCCGGGAAAACCTGCTTGCGCGGGTGACAGACGCGCCCACGGCGCGCTGA
- a CDS encoding GNAT family N-acetyltransferase produces the protein MHKHDLVYLTEDASHTAAIELINEEAFGPGRFARAAARIREQGPHDRSLSFICADDGETIGSVRMTPVFAGPVCAHLLGPLAVRPSHKNRGIGRELVRIAVEAARRKGSEAVILVGDAAYYQPLGFEPVARGALAFPGPVDMARVLVVPIGADIHARLAGDIRWRG, from the coding sequence ATGCACAAGCACGACCTCGTCTATCTGACGGAAGATGCCTCCCACACCGCCGCTATCGAACTGATCAATGAGGAAGCCTTCGGCCCCGGCCGGTTTGCGCGCGCGGCCGCTCGCATCCGCGAACAGGGGCCGCATGATCGCTCTCTGTCCTTCATCTGCGCCGACGATGGCGAAACGATCGGTTCCGTTCGGATGACGCCGGTCTTTGCCGGTCCTGTCTGCGCCCATCTGCTGGGGCCGCTGGCCGTGCGGCCTTCCCACAAGAACAGGGGAATCGGGCGGGAACTGGTGCGGATCGCCGTGGAGGCCGCCCGGCGGAAGGGCTCGGAGGCCGTGATCCTCGTCGGCGACGCCGCCTATTATCAGCCGCTCGGCTTCGAGCCGGTCGCCCGCGGCGCGCTGGCGTTTCCCGGCCCGGTCGATATGGCGAGGGTTCTGGTGGTGCCGATCGGCGCCGACATCCATGCGCGGCTTGCCGGCGACATCCGCTGGCGCGGCTGA
- a CDS encoding glutathione S-transferase family protein, whose translation MGMLVEGIWHDVWYDTAATKGHFKRSESQFRNWVTADGRAGPTGEAGFKAEAGRYHLYVSLACPWAHRTLIFRTLKGLKDLISVSVVDYLMLSKGWEFKDGPGDTRDHLFGAKALSEIYVRADPKYSGRVTVPVLWDKTQNKLVSNESADIIRMLNAAFDGLTGSTLDLYPTDLRSEIDGLNARIYDTVNNGVYKAGFATTQDAYAESVEAIFETLDDLEERLSIRRYLLGDRVTEADWRLFTTLVRFDPVYVGHFKCNIRRIADYPNLQGYLKDLYQTPGVAGTVNMHHIKHHYYESHNTINPTGIVPEGPRLDLDSPHGREHLTAG comes from the coding sequence ATGGGCATGCTGGTCGAGGGCATCTGGCACGACGTCTGGTACGATACCGCAGCGACCAAGGGGCATTTCAAGCGCTCCGAATCGCAGTTCCGCAACTGGGTGACGGCAGATGGCCGTGCGGGTCCGACGGGCGAAGCCGGCTTCAAGGCCGAAGCCGGACGCTACCACCTCTATGTCTCGCTTGCCTGTCCCTGGGCCCATCGCACGCTGATCTTCCGGACGCTGAAGGGTCTCAAGGACCTGATCTCGGTCTCCGTCGTCGATTACCTCATGCTGTCGAAGGGCTGGGAGTTCAAGGACGGTCCGGGGGATACGCGGGATCATCTCTTCGGCGCAAAGGCGCTGTCCGAAATCTACGTCCGTGCCGATCCGAAATACTCCGGCCGCGTCACCGTTCCCGTCCTGTGGGACAAGACGCAGAACAAGCTTGTCTCCAACGAATCCGCCGACATCATCCGCATGCTCAACGCCGCCTTCGACGGGCTGACCGGATCGACGCTCGACCTCTACCCGACCGACCTGCGCAGCGAGATCGATGGGCTTAACGCCCGCATCTACGACACCGTCAACAACGGCGTCTACAAGGCCGGCTTCGCCACCACACAGGACGCCTATGCGGAAAGCGTCGAGGCGATCTTCGAAACGCTCGATGATCTCGAAGAGCGGCTGTCGATCCGGCGCTATCTCCTCGGCGATCGCGTGACCGAGGCCGACTGGCGGTTGTTTACGACACTGGTGCGGTTCGATCCGGTCTATGTCGGCCACTTCAAATGCAACATCCGCCGCATAGCCGACTATCCCAACCTGCAGGGCTACCTGAAGGACCTCTACCAGACCCCCGGTGTCGCCGGCACGGTGAATATGCACCACATCAAGCATCACTATTACGAGAGCCACAACACCATCAACCCGACCGGCATTGTGCCGGAAGGTCCCCGCCTCGACCTCGACAGCCCGCATGGCCGGGAACACCTGACAGCGGGCTGA
- a CDS encoding DUF58 domain-containing protein, with protein MVNAVGHIVDRTPSGEVLARAQSRAALVPDCMVEARRIANTVISGWHGRRRRGIGENFWQFRPYSDGESLSRIDWRRSARDDHTYVRDREWEAAHTIWLWADLSPSMMYKSRFGAVSKESRALVLMLALAEILARSGERIGCPGVMEPVSARNAAERLATALMHSNLSAGLPATGMIRGWSDLVLIGDFLDPAPAIMERLGPLGRRGMRGHVIEVADPAEETFPYAGRTEFTDPETGEKLTAGRAEILAEDYRRAYFARRDSLGEGLRHMGWTFIPHRTDHLASEALVSVHMHLSGMPGRATHGGQL; from the coding sequence ATGGTGAACGCCGTCGGGCACATCGTCGATCGCACGCCCTCCGGCGAGGTCCTCGCACGCGCCCAGAGCCGAGCCGCGCTGGTGCCGGACTGCATGGTCGAAGCCCGCCGCATCGCCAACACCGTCATTTCCGGCTGGCACGGCCGCCGCCGTCGCGGCATCGGCGAGAACTTTTGGCAGTTCCGGCCCTATTCGGATGGCGAGAGCCTGTCGCGCATCGACTGGCGCCGCTCCGCCCGCGATGACCACACCTATGTCCGCGACAGGGAATGGGAGGCCGCCCACACGATCTGGCTCTGGGCCGACCTGTCGCCGTCGATGATGTACAAGTCCCGCTTCGGCGCGGTGTCGAAGGAAAGCCGCGCGTTGGTGCTCATGCTGGCGCTGGCCGAAATCCTCGCCCGCTCGGGCGAGCGCATCGGCTGCCCCGGCGTGATGGAACCGGTCTCTGCGCGCAATGCCGCCGAACGTCTGGCGACAGCGCTGATGCACAGCAACCTGTCTGCCGGACTGCCGGCGACCGGCATGATCCGTGGCTGGAGCGATCTCGTGCTGATCGGCGACTTCCTCGATCCCGCCCCCGCCATCATGGAACGCCTCGGTCCGCTTGGCCGGCGAGGCATGCGCGGTCACGTCATCGAAGTCGCCGACCCGGCCGAGGAAACGTTCCCCTATGCCGGACGCACCGAATTCACCGATCCGGAAACGGGTGAGAAGCTGACCGCCGGCCGCGCCGAAATATTGGCCGAGGATTATCGCCGCGCCTACTTCGCGCGGCGTGATAGTCTGGGCGAAGGCCTGCGCCACATGGGTTGGACCTTCATTCCCCACCGCACAGACCATCTCGCTTCCGAAGCTCTCGTTTCCGTTCACATGCACCTGTCCGGCATGCCCGGACGCGCCACGCATGGGGGCCAGCTATGA
- a CDS encoding DUF4168 domain-containing protein codes for MNNRPTTLRTKAASTPVASLTAALLGILVVQSPAFAQGAAEPQATQPRTPQAGASQVPAPQAQIPQAALTDEKLKAFAVAYLQVDKVRQDYTQKIGTTTDAAAKQKLQNEANQQMIKAVETSPGMSLNDYKTIITAAQSDPTVARKVQENLQKNPSAAD; via the coding sequence ATGAACAACCGCCCTACGACGCTCCGTACCAAGGCTGCCTCCACCCCCGTCGCATCGTTGACGGCTGCACTCCTCGGTATCCTTGTCGTCCAGTCGCCGGCCTTCGCGCAGGGTGCGGCCGAGCCGCAGGCGACCCAACCGCGCACGCCACAGGCCGGAGCCTCTCAGGTTCCAGCACCTCAGGCTCAGATTCCCCAAGCGGCGCTCACCGACGAGAAGCTGAAGGCCTTTGCCGTCGCCTATCTTCAGGTCGATAAGGTGCGGCAGGATTATACCCAGAAGATCGGCACCACCACCGATGCGGCGGCCAAGCAGAAGCTGCAGAACGAGGCCAACCAGCAGATGATCAAGGCCGTGGAGACCTCACCCGGCATGTCGTTGAACGACTACAAGACGATCATTACCGCTGCGCAATCCGACCCGACCGTCGCGCGCAAGGTGCAGGAAAACCTGCAGAAGAACCCCTCTGCAGCCGATTGA
- a CDS encoding AAA family ATPase encodes MGLMNTADAALDDKAIVAAAEKALADIAVIRTEVGKVIFGQESVVEQTLLAVLSGGHALLVGVPGLAKTKLVTTLGTVLGLDSNRVQFTPDLMPSDILGSEVMDQDETGRRSFRFVPGPIFTQLLMADEINRASPRTQSALLQAMQEYHVTVAGQRNDLPRPFHVLATQNPLEQEGTYPLPEAQLDRFLMQVDVDYPELAAERRILLETTGTQESSVKAVLDAPQLMGIQNLIRQMPVSETVVDAILTLVRSARPGHGNAETDRHVAWGPGPRAGQSLMLTARARALYDGRLAPSVDDIAALAEPVLQHRMALTFAARAEGMSVRDVIAGLVKTLKA; translated from the coding sequence ATGGGACTGATGAACACGGCGGACGCCGCGCTCGACGATAAGGCGATCGTGGCCGCTGCCGAAAAGGCTTTGGCCGACATCGCCGTCATCCGCACGGAAGTCGGCAAGGTCATCTTCGGCCAGGAAAGCGTGGTCGAGCAGACATTGCTCGCCGTTCTCTCCGGCGGCCATGCACTGCTCGTGGGCGTGCCCGGCCTTGCGAAGACCAAGCTCGTGACGACGCTCGGCACTGTACTCGGTCTCGACAGCAACCGCGTGCAGTTCACCCCCGATTTGATGCCGTCCGATATTCTCGGTTCCGAAGTGATGGATCAGGACGAGACGGGACGCCGCTCGTTCCGCTTCGTGCCCGGCCCGATTTTCACCCAGTTGCTGATGGCCGACGAGATCAACCGTGCGAGCCCGCGCACCCAGTCCGCTCTACTGCAGGCCATGCAGGAATATCACGTGACCGTCGCCGGGCAACGCAACGACCTGCCGCGCCCGTTCCACGTGCTCGCCACCCAGAACCCGCTGGAACAGGAAGGCACCTACCCGCTGCCGGAAGCCCAGCTCGACCGGTTCCTGATGCAGGTGGATGTCGATTACCCGGAGCTTGCCGCCGAACGCCGCATCCTGCTGGAGACCACCGGAACGCAGGAGAGCAGCGTCAAGGCGGTGCTGGATGCGCCGCAGCTCATGGGCATCCAGAACCTCATCCGGCAGATGCCGGTGAGCGAAACCGTGGTCGATGCGATCCTGACGCTCGTCCGCTCCGCCCGCCCGGGCCACGGCAACGCCGAAACGGATCGCCATGTCGCCTGGGGTCCAGGCCCCCGCGCCGGCCAGTCGCTGATGCTGACCGCCCGCGCCCGCGCGCTCTACGATGGTCGCCTCGCACCCTCGGTCGACGATATCGCAGCGCTGGCGGAACCCGTTCTGCAGCACCGTATGGCGCTGACATTTGCCGCCCGTGCGGAAGGCATGTCGGTGCGCGACGTCATCGCCGGCCTCGTCAAGACCCTTAAGGCCTGA
- a CDS encoding DUF4159 domain-containing protein: protein MSFLPFVFSSPLMLAALVALPAIWWLLRLTPPKPVTEVFPPLRILASVLKREETPSKSPWWLTALRMLMAALIILAIADPVVNPRAGTLSSSGPLALVIDNGWATANDWERRVRTADALITEAEAADVPVSIVFSADPENDGVPGTATAARTRLAAAAPRPLRPNRAEAVAALRTGLDGTRPGTLAFISDGIASGDDTVMRDLATLSPQSLRLIEGDGGDAIALTGAVNEADAMRITATRLQSAAPRTVALTAFDTRGRAISNGSIIFPAGEATASGTLTAPFELRNDFARIGIDGLATAGSTYLLDDGFRRRRVALLSGEARDQSQPLLSPLYYINRALAPYADLVQPTETDLAIALPQLLEQKPSMVIMADIGRLPEDTTPAMTRWIQNGGTLVRFAGPRLAAAPADDPLVPVRLRQGERALGGTLSWSEPQPLAPYPATSPFAGMPRPEGITVNRQVLAEPTADLSQRTWASLADGTPLVTTRTLGAGRIVLFHVSAEATWSNLPISGDFVEMLRRVVQLSRSGGVTSEGSAAAQALPPYRLMNADGTLVTETGGARPLEIAAGVTPVADGEHPPGLYGSEEGFVALNLLPRDATLRPIESTDLPMPYTSEALIGSEAWSMKPALFTAALVLLLVDTLIVLFMAGTFARNNRLRTATAMLALGFTALGVNALSPQAAHAQAQTAPQAPAAPAQGPFDDTRPGDDEILGHLDNTHLAYVVTGESEVDRISERGLAGLTEFLTYRTTLEPGAPVGLDISKDELSFYSLIYWPISASAEIPSPAAISRIDAYMRAGGTVLFDTRDQLSSLSAASGTSPNTERLQAILADLDIPPLEPVPTDNVLTKSFYLLTSFPGRYTGSPLWIEAQPQSTSEQSERPARSGDGVSPIMITGNDLAGAWATDDNGAPLLPTVPPDEMQREYAFRSGVNIMMYMLTGNYKADQVHIPALLERLGQ from the coding sequence ATGAGCTTCCTGCCCTTCGTCTTCTCCAGCCCGTTGATGCTCGCAGCGCTGGTCGCGCTGCCTGCGATCTGGTGGCTGCTGCGGCTGACACCACCCAAACCCGTCACCGAGGTCTTCCCACCGCTGCGCATTCTCGCCAGCGTCCTGAAGCGCGAAGAAACGCCGTCGAAAAGCCCGTGGTGGCTGACGGCCTTGCGGATGTTGATGGCGGCGCTGATCATCCTCGCCATCGCCGATCCGGTTGTTAACCCGAGAGCCGGCACGCTGTCGTCTTCGGGGCCGCTGGCGCTTGTCATCGACAATGGCTGGGCGACGGCAAACGACTGGGAACGCCGCGTGCGCACAGCCGATGCGCTGATCACAGAAGCCGAAGCCGCCGACGTTCCGGTGTCCATCGTCTTTTCCGCAGACCCGGAGAATGACGGCGTTCCCGGCACAGCCACGGCCGCTCGCACGCGTCTGGCCGCCGCTGCTCCACGTCCGCTGCGCCCGAACCGTGCAGAGGCCGTCGCGGCCCTGCGCACCGGGCTTGACGGCACGCGCCCTGGCACGCTCGCCTTCATCAGCGACGGCATTGCTTCGGGCGACGACACGGTCATGCGCGATCTTGCGACCTTGTCCCCGCAAAGCCTGCGGCTGATTGAGGGTGACGGCGGGGATGCAATCGCGCTGACCGGCGCCGTCAACGAGGCAGATGCCATGCGGATCACCGCGACGCGGCTTCAGAGTGCTGCCCCCCGCACCGTGGCGCTCACCGCCTTCGACACGCGCGGCAGGGCCATCTCGAACGGCAGCATCATCTTTCCAGCGGGTGAAGCCACTGCCTCCGGTACACTGACGGCGCCTTTCGAACTGCGCAACGATTTCGCCCGCATCGGTATCGATGGCCTTGCCACCGCGGGCAGCACCTATCTGCTGGATGACGGCTTCCGCCGCCGCCGCGTGGCGCTTCTCTCCGGTGAGGCGCGCGACCAGTCCCAGCCGCTCCTGTCGCCGCTTTACTACATCAATCGCGCGCTGGCGCCCTATGCCGATCTCGTCCAGCCGACGGAGACCGACCTCGCAATCGCGCTGCCGCAGCTTCTCGAGCAGAAGCCATCGATGGTCATCATGGCCGATATCGGCCGGCTGCCGGAGGATACGACGCCGGCCATGACGCGCTGGATCCAGAACGGCGGCACGCTGGTGCGCTTCGCCGGGCCACGTCTTGCAGCCGCTCCGGCCGATGACCCGCTGGTGCCGGTGCGCCTGCGCCAGGGCGAACGCGCGCTTGGCGGCACCCTCTCTTGGTCGGAACCACAGCCGCTCGCGCCCTACCCTGCCACCAGCCCATTTGCCGGCATGCCGCGCCCGGAAGGCATTACCGTCAACCGGCAGGTGCTGGCCGAGCCCACGGCCGACCTCTCGCAGCGGACCTGGGCCAGCCTTGCCGACGGCACGCCGCTCGTCACCACGCGCACGCTCGGCGCCGGCCGCATCGTTCTCTTCCATGTCAGCGCCGAGGCGACATGGTCGAACCTGCCGATCTCCGGCGATTTCGTGGAGATGCTGCGCCGCGTCGTGCAGCTGTCGCGCAGCGGCGGCGTGACCAGCGAAGGCAGCGCTGCGGCGCAGGCCCTGCCACCCTACCGCTTGATGAATGCCGACGGCACCCTCGTGACCGAAACCGGCGGCGCGCGTCCGCTGGAGATCGCGGCCGGCGTCACGCCCGTGGCCGATGGGGAGCATCCTCCCGGCCTCTACGGCTCCGAGGAAGGCTTCGTCGCGCTTAATCTCCTGCCCCGGGATGCGACCCTGCGTCCGATCGAAAGCACGGATCTGCCGATGCCCTACACGAGCGAAGCCCTGATCGGCAGCGAGGCCTGGTCGATGAAACCCGCCCTCTTTACTGCCGCTCTGGTTCTGCTGTTGGTGGACACGCTGATCGTTCTCTTCATGGCCGGCACGTTCGCGCGTAACAATCGCCTACGCACGGCAACCGCCATGCTGGCCCTCGGTTTCACTGCTCTTGGCGTGAACGCGCTCTCGCCACAGGCGGCACATGCACAGGCGCAAACCGCCCCGCAGGCGCCGGCAGCGCCCGCGCAAGGTCCCTTCGACGATACCCGTCCCGGCGACGACGAAATCCTCGGTCATCTCGACAACACGCACCTGGCCTATGTCGTCACCGGAGAAAGCGAGGTCGATCGTATCTCCGAGCGCGGGCTCGCCGGCCTCACCGAGTTCCTGACCTACCGCACGACGCTGGAGCCCGGCGCGCCTGTCGGTCTGGATATCTCCAAGGACGAGTTGTCGTTCTACTCGCTGATCTACTGGCCGATTTCCGCCAGTGCCGAAATACCGAGCCCTGCCGCCATCAGCCGGATCGACGCCTATATGCGCGCCGGCGGTACAGTGCTCTTCGACACGCGCGATCAGCTCTCCTCCCTGTCGGCCGCCTCCGGCACGAGCCCGAACACCGAGCGCTTGCAGGCTATTCTGGCGGATCTCGACATTCCCCCGCTCGAACCCGTGCCGACCGACAATGTGCTGACCAAGTCATTCTACCTGCTCACGTCCTTCCCCGGCCGCTATACCGGCAGTCCTTTGTGGATCGAAGCGCAGCCGCAAAGCACAAGCGAACAATCGGAACGCCCTGCCCGCTCGGGCGACGGGGTGTCGCCGATCATGATCACGGGCAATGATCTGGCGGGCGCATGGGCGACCGACGACAATGGCGCGCCGCTGCTGCCAACGGTGCCACCGGACGAGATGCAGCGCGAATACGCGTTCCGTTCGGGCGTCAACATCATGATGTATATGCTCACCGGCAACTACAAGGCCGATCAGGTGCATATCCCGGCGCTGCTCGAACGGCTCGGCCAGTGA
- a CDS encoding CoA pyrophosphatase codes for MTDAINTDFSAAAFRSRAVSQTGGPIDLAWRDHADILLNPDVVPYIETLSLKDAAVLVPVVDDGADARVIFTERTATLRKHSGQIAFPGGSVDPEDRSVEDAALRETEEEIGLHRAFIEPVARLPHYMALSGFRITPVLGIVRPGYTLSLNPAEVASSFEVPLSFLMNPDNHTVDSGMWKGSTRHYYAMPYEGHRIWGITAGIVRMLYERLYA; via the coding sequence ATGACGGACGCTATCAACACTGATTTCTCCGCGGCGGCATTCCGGAGTCGCGCGGTTTCGCAGACCGGCGGGCCGATCGATCTCGCCTGGCGGGATCACGCCGACATCCTGCTCAATCCCGATGTCGTGCCTTACATCGAGACTCTGTCGCTGAAGGACGCCGCCGTGCTGGTACCCGTGGTGGACGACGGTGCCGATGCGCGGGTGATCTTCACGGAGCGGACGGCGACGCTGCGCAAGCATTCCGGGCAGATTGCCTTTCCCGGCGGTTCCGTCGATCCCGAAGACCGCTCGGTCGAGGACGCGGCGCTCCGGGAAACCGAGGAGGAGATCGGCCTCCATCGTGCGTTCATCGAGCCCGTCGCGCGGTTGCCGCATTACATGGCGCTCTCGGGCTTTCGGATCACGCCGGTGCTGGGCATCGTTCGTCCCGGCTACACGCTGTCCCTGAACCCGGCGGAGGTCGCATCGTCTTTCGAGGTGCCGCTGTCCTTTCTGATGAACCCTGATAACCACACCGTCGACAGCGGGATGTGGAAAGGCTCGACGCGCCATTATTACGCCATGCCCTATGAGGGACATCGGATCTGGGGCATCACGGCCGGCATCGTCCGGATGCTGTATGAAAGGCTTTACGCATGA
- a CDS encoding DUF1059 domain-containing protein — MRLFECGALVPGCDWHTRADNDAEIVRRTVEHLRQAHGEDVIRETMIDNIKSRIADETKAA, encoded by the coding sequence ATGAGACTGTTTGAATGTGGCGCGCTGGTGCCGGGATGCGACTGGCATACCCGGGCCGATAACGACGCTGAAATCGTGAGGCGCACGGTAGAGCACTTGCGACAGGCTCATGGTGAAGATGTGATCCGCGAGACGATGATCGACAACATCAAGTCGCGGATAGCGGATGAAACGAAAGCGGCCTGA
- a CDS encoding alpha/beta fold hydrolase, whose product MSGLKGLVLAFIVFALGYLGVAGDERWYRFNPPPPLPRADESGFAAVNGIRMYYAVYGKGKGSPILLIHGGMGSADVWGFQVPLLAKTHEVIIADSRGHGHSTRTNAPFTYHLMAEDYIALLDALKIERTALVGWSDGGIIGLDIALHHPERLTKLFAQAANVSPDGLLPQPRFSLHQSDGNRDETDYRRLSSTPDDYPVFRDAIAKLWETEPHYTEADLKSIRVPTLIALGDHDEAVSRTHSEYIARTIPGARFLLLKDVGHKAIYQDPAGYAAAVLAFIDGTSPKS is encoded by the coding sequence ATGTCCGGTCTCAAGGGTCTCGTGCTCGCGTTCATTGTCTTTGCGCTCGGCTACCTCGGAGTAGCGGGCGACGAGCGGTGGTACCGCTTCAATCCGCCGCCGCCGCTGCCGCGCGCCGATGAAAGCGGCTTTGCCGCCGTCAACGGGATCCGCATGTATTATGCGGTCTACGGCAAGGGGAAGGGATCACCGATCCTGCTCATCCATGGCGGTATGGGAAGCGCCGATGTCTGGGGTTTCCAGGTGCCGCTCCTTGCGAAGACCCACGAGGTCATCATTGCCGACAGCCGGGGGCATGGCCATTCCACCCGAACGAATGCCCCCTTCACCTATCATCTCATGGCCGAGGACTACATCGCCCTGCTCGATGCGTTGAAGATCGAGCGAACGGCGCTCGTCGGCTGGAGCGATGGCGGCATCATCGGGCTCGACATCGCCCTGCATCATCCTGAACGGCTGACGAAACTCTTCGCGCAGGCCGCCAACGTCTCGCCGGACGGCCTTCTTCCCCAACCGCGTTTCTCGCTGCACCAGTCTGATGGCAATCGTGACGAGACGGATTATCGCCGTCTCTCCTCGACGCCCGACGACTATCCGGTATTTCGTGACGCCATAGCCAAGCTCTGGGAGACCGAGCCTCATTACACCGAAGCCGACCTGAAGAGTATCCGCGTGCCCACCCTGATCGCTCTCGGGGATCATGACGAAGCGGTTAGCCGTACGCATTCCGAATATATCGCCCGCACGATTCCCGGTGCCCGGTTCCTTCTGCTCAAGGATGTCGGCCACAAGGCGATCTATCAGGACCCGGCAGGCTATGCCGCCGCCGTACTTGCTTTCATCGACGGCACAAGTCCCAAGAGCTAG